From a region of the Arachis ipaensis cultivar K30076 chromosome B09, Araip1.1, whole genome shotgun sequence genome:
- the LOC107619212 gene encoding probable histone H2B.3, whose protein sequence is MAKGEKKPAEKKPAEKAPAEKTKAEKKIPKDASSGDKKKKKKAKSVETYKIYIFKVLKQVHPDIGISSKAMGIMNSFINDIFEKLAQESSRLARYNKKPTITSREIQTAVRLVLPGELAKHAVSEGTKAVTKFTSS, encoded by the coding sequence ATGGCAAAGGGCGAAAAGAAACCGGCGGAGAAGAAGCCAGCGGAGAAGGCACCGGCGGAGAAAACCAAGGCGGAGAAGAAGATCCCGAAGGACGCGTCCTCCGgcgataagaagaagaagaagaaggcgaAGAGCGTTGAGACCTACAAGATCTACATTTTCAAGGTTCTGAAGCAAGTTCATCCTGACATCGGAATCTCTAGCAAGGCCATGGGGATTATGAACAGTTTCATCAACGACATTTTCGAGAAGCTCGCTCAAGAATCTTCTAGACTCGCGAGGTATAACAAGAAACCAACCATTACTTCGAGGGAGATTCAAACCGCTGTGAGACTCGTGCTTCCCGGTGAACTTGCCAAGCATGCCGTTTCGGAAGGGACTAAAGCTGTCACTAAGTTTACAAGTTCTTGA